One segment of Chionomys nivalis chromosome 1, mChiNiv1.1, whole genome shotgun sequence DNA contains the following:
- the LOC130864558 gene encoding taste receptor type 2 member 41 — MLPALTVFFMLIFVLLCFLGILANGFIVLMLSREWLRRGRLPPLDMILLSLGTSRFCQQCVGLVNSLYYFLYLVEYSRGLARQLIGLQWDFLNSATFWFGTWLSVLFCIKIANFSHPAFLWLKWRLPGLVPRLLLGSILVSFIVTLLFFWGNHSAYQAFLRRKISGNTTFKEWNRRLEIDYFMPLKLVTMSIPCSLFLVSILMLIKSLRRHTQRMQHNAQSMQDPSTQAHSRALKSLVSFLVLYALSFVSMVVDATVVISSDNMWYWPWQIILYLCMSVHPFILITNSLRFRGTFRQLLLLARGFWVT; from the coding sequence ATGCTACCAGCACTGACAGTTTTCTTCATGCTGATCTTTGTCCTGCTTTGTTTCCTGGGGATCCTGGCCAATGGATTCATTGTGTTGATGTTGAGCAGGGAATGGCTACGGCGCGGTCGGCTGCCCCCCTTGGACATGATCCTCCTCAGTTTGGGCACCTCCCGATTCTGCCAGCAGTGTGTTGGGCTTGTGAACAGTCTCTACTACTTCCTCTACCTGGTTGAGTACTCCAGGGGTCTTGCCCGGCAGCTCATTGGTCTTCAATGGGACTTCTTGAACTCAGCCACTTTCTGGTTTGGCACCTGGCTCAGCGTCCTGTTCTGTATCAAGATTGCTAATTTCTCGCATCCTGCCTTCCTGTGGTTGAAGTGGAGGCTCCCGGGATTGGTGCCCCGGCTCCTTCTGGGCTCTATTCTGGTGTCCTTCATTGTAACTCTGTTGTTCTTTTGGGGAAACCACTCTGCGTACCAGGCATTCTTAAGAAGAAAAATTTCTGGGAACACAACCTTTAAGGAGTGGAACAGAAGGCTGGAAATCGACTATTTTATGCCTCTGAAGCTTGTCACCATGTCcattccttgctctctctttctggtCTCAATATTGATGTTGATTAAGTCTCTCAGGAGACATACCCAAAGAATGCAGCACAATGCCCAAAGCATGCAggaccccagcacccaggctcACAGCAGAGCGCTGAAGTCACTCGTCTCCTTCCTGGTTCTTTATGCACTGTCATTTGTGTCTATGGTCGTGGATGCTACAGTCGTCATCTCCTCAGATAACATGTGGTACTGGCCCTGGCAAATTATACTTTACTTGTGCATGTCTGTACATCCATTCATCCTCATTACCAATAGTCTTAGGTTTCGAGGCACATTCAGGCAGCTACTCCTGTTGGCCAGGGGTTTCTGGGTGACTTAG